A segment of the Agromyces sp. H17E-10 genome:
CCGTGCTCGCGCCCGCCCTGTCCGTTGCCCTGGCCGGTGAGCGTGCCGTAGCCGCTGCCCGGTCGGCCCGGCAGCCCGAGGAGCAGGGCGAGGTTGATCGCGGCGGTCGCCGTGTCGGTGCCGTCGACGTGCTGCTCGATGCCGCGCCCCGTGAGGATGAACGTGCGGCCGCCCGAGGCGAGCCTGCGCGCGAGGTCGCGCAGTGTCGTCGCGGGCACCCCGGTGATCGACTGCACGCGCGCGGGCCACCAGGGCGCGACGCTCCGTCGGACGGCGTCGAGGCCGATCGTGCGCCGCTCGAGGTACGCCGCGTCGGCGAGTCCCTCGGCGATGACGACGTGCGCGAGCCCGAGCAGGAGGACGAGGTCGGTGCCCGGGGCCGGTTGCAGGTGGATGCCGCGACCGTCGTCGGTCAGGCGAGCGGTCGCGGTCCGACGGGGGTCGACGACGACGAGCCCGCCCGCGGCCTGCGCACCCGCGAGGTGCCCGATGAACGGCGGCATGGTCGCGGCGACGTTCGTGCCGAGCAGCAGCACCGTGTCGGCCCCGTCGAGGTCGTCGATCGGGAACGGCAGCCCCCGATCGACGCCGAACGCCCGGTTGGCGGCGGCCGCGGCCGATGCCATGCAGTACCGCCCGTTGTAGTCGATACGGCTCGTGCCGAGGGCGAGCCGCGCGAACTTGCCGAGCGTGTACGCCTTCTCGTTCGTGAGCCCGCCGCCGCCGAACACGCCGACCGCGTCGGCGCCGTGCCGGTCGCGGATGCCGCGGAGCCGGGTCGCGACGAGGTCGAGCGCCTCGTCCCAGGTCGCGGCGTGCAGCTCGCCGTCGTCGCCGCGCACGAGCGGGGTGACCAGGCGCGAGGGGGAGCGGAGCAGTTCGGCCGAGGTCCAGCCCTTCTTGCAGAGTCCGCCGCGGTTCGTGGGGAACTCGCGCCCGGACACCGCCACCGGTGCGGCCGGCTCGGCGTTCCCGAACGGCGCCGCCGCCGAGGCATCCGGTTCGGTCAGGCTCATCGCGCACTGGAGCGCGCAGTACGGGCAGTGCGTGTCGGCGGAGCGCGGCATCCGGGCACCCTCCTCAGACCCGGTGCGACCGCAGCGGCCGCACGTAGACGAGCGCGGTGAGTACGAGGAGCGCCGCGTAGGCGACGACGAAGCCGAGGAACGCCGCCGTGTATGCGCCCGTCGCCTGCACCGAGACGTTCAGCGCCTGGGGGATGAGGAAGCCGCCGTACGCGCCGATCGCCGAGATCAGCCCGAGCGCGGCCGCCGCCTTCCGCTTGCGTGCCGCCTCGTCGCCCGAGCCGCGCAGGGCGAAGACGACGGGCACCATGCGGTACGTGGAGCCGTTGCCGACGCCGGCCGCCGCGAACAGCAGGAGGAACAGGCCGAGGAAGGCCCAGAAGCCCGCCGACGGCACCGAGACGACCACCGCGAGCGTGATCGCGCCCATCGCCGCGAACGCGCACATCGTGATGCGGGCACCGCCGAACCGGTCGGCCAGGCGGCCCCCGTACGGTCGCGCGAGGGAGCCGACGAGCGCGCCGAGGAACGCGAGGGAGACGGAGGCCCCGCCGACCGCGAACGTCGAGAATGCGGGGAACTGGTCGGCGATGAGCTTCGGGAATACGCTCGCGAAGCCGATGAACGAGCCGAACGTGCCGATGTAGAGCAGCGAGAGCAGCCAGAGGTGCGGCTCCTTGAGCGCGGCGGCGGAGCTCGCGAAGTCGGCCTTGGCGTTCGAGAGGTTGTCCATGCGGCGCCACGCGCCGATCATGGCCACGACGATGAGCGGCACCCAGATCCAGCCGGCGAGCGGCAGGTTGAGCGTCGCCCCGGCGCCGATCGTGACGACGACGGGCACGGCGAACTGCGCCACCGCGGCGCCGAGGTTGCCGCCCGCGGCGTTGAGGCCGAGCGCCCAACCCTTCTCGCGCTGCGGGTAGAAGTACGTGATGTTCGCCATCGAGCTCGCGAAATTGCCGCCGCCGAACCCCGCGAGCGCGGCAGCGGCGAGGAGGAGCCCGAAGGGGGTCGACGGGTTCGCGACGCACACCGCGAGGGCGATCGCCGGCAGCAGCAGGAGGCCGGCCGAGACGATCGTCCAGTTGCGGCCGCCGAAGCGGGGCACGAGGAACGAGTACGGGATGCGCAGGGTCGCGCCGACGAGGCTCGGAATCGAGATCAGCCAGAAGACCTCTCCCGTCGAGAGGTCGAACCCGGCGGCCGGAAGCGCGACCGCGACGATGCTCCAGAGCTGCCAGACGACGAACCCGAGGAACTCGGCGAAGATCGACCAGTGCAGGTTGCGACGGGCGATCGCGCGGCCGGCTGCGGCCCATTGCGACGCGTCCTCCGGGTCCCACCCGTCGATCCAGCGGCCCGGTCGCGTCGTGAGGGCGTCGCCGCCGGCGGCGGCGGGGCCCGGCGCTGGTGCGGGCGTTCGCGTGCCCGTGGCGGCGTCGGGATGGGTGCTCACGGTGTCGGTCATCGGGGCCTCCGTTGCGGTCGCGGTCGGGGTTCGTGACGTCGACGCTAGTGAGCGGGTGTTTCGGCCGGTCGCTGCGGTCGTGAACGCTGCGTCTCCACCTGCTCACCCGGCGGGACGCGGGGTGTGAGGGTGCGGTCAGACGTCGATCCGGTAGCCGCGCTTGACGACGGTCGTGATGAGGCCGGGCACGCCGATCGTGCGGCGCAGCCGGCTGAGGGCGACCTCGAGGGCGTGCGGGTCGGTCGTCCCGGGCAGGCCCGAGGCGAGGCGCTCGCGCGCCACGACGGCGCCGTGCGCGAGCACGAGCGCGCGCAGCAGCGCGAGTGCGACGGGCGCGAGCGGCACCCGCCGGTCGTGGATGTCGAGCACGGAGCCGCGCAGTTCGAGCGGTCCGTGGCGGGTGTCGAGGCGGATGACGCGCGACTGCTCGAGGTGCTCGCAGACGAGGCGGATCAGCGCGCCCATGCGGTAGCGCTCGGGCTGGATCGGGGTGATGCCCGCGTCCTGGAGCGGGGCGGCCGTGACCGGTCCGACGGCCGCGGCGACCACGGGGCCGCACATGGCGTCGACGAGCTCGTCGTACCGCCCGCGGGCCTCCGCGGCGCCGAACAGCGCATGCACCGCGGGTGCGCTCGTGAACGTGATGCAGTCGAGGCCGCCCGAGCAGGCCGCGTCGATCAAGCGGTCGACGCGGTCGTCGTCGGCGTCGGTCTCGACCCAGCGGTACGGCTCGACCGTGAGCACGCGCGCGTGCGCGGCATGGAGTCGTTCGAGCTGGAAGGGCTGGAGGAAGCCGTGCAGCTGCACGGCGACCGTGAGGCCGGCAGGGTAGCGGTCGAGCACCTCGTCGATGAGCGACTCGGTCGTCTCCTCGGCGCTCATGCCGACGTCGCCGAGGCCGGCGGCGCGGATCCCGCCTCGGGCCTTCGGCCCGCGCACGAGGATGTCGGTGGCCGAGAGCGCCTCGACGAGGTCCTCGCCGAGGCCGGCCGCATCGGCGACCTCGAACCAGCGGCGCACGCCGTACGCGGTCGTCGCGAGCAGCACGTCGGGGCGTGCGGCGATGATCGCGCGGGTGTCGTCGATCACGGGGTCGTCGGAGACGGCATTCGCCATCCGCAGGGTCGGGGCGTGCAGCACCTGGGCGCCGCGACGGGCGAGCGCGTCGATGAGGTCGCCGGCGCGCCGATCGCTCGTCACGCCGATCCTGAAGCCGGCGAGCTGGTCGGGCCGGAAGCCCGGCGGGCACTCCGCGGCATCCGTCATGCGACCACCGACCAGCGGGCCGCGCGGTCCATGAGCTCGGCCGCGCTCGCGTCGCCGTCGTGCGCGAGCCGCACGACCTCGCCCACGACGACGACCGCGGGCGAGGCGACCCGGGCACGAGCGGTCGTCGAGACGATGTCGCCCAGCGTGCCGAGCGTCGTCCGCTGCGCCGGGGTGCAGCCGCGCTCGACGACGGCGACGGGATGGCTCGCGGGCAGGCCGTGCCGCGCGAGGCCGGCCGCGAGCGACGGCAGCGTGCCGATGCCCATGAGCACGACGATCGTGCCGCCGAGCCCGGCGAGGTGGCGCAGCTCGTCGTCGCCGAGCGGTGCGTGGCCCGAGACGACGGTGAACGCGTGGCTGACGCCGCGGTGGGTGAGGGGGATGCCGGCCGCCGCGGGCACCGAGATCGCGCTCGTCACGCCCGGGACGACCTCGACGGGGATCCCGGCCGCGTGGCAGGCGAGCACCTCCTCGCCGCCGCGGCCGAGCACGTACGGGTCGCCGCCCTTCAGCCGGACGACCTGTGCACCGGATGCCGCGTGGCCGACGAGCATCGCCTCGATCTCGTGCTGCGGCACGGCGTGATGACCCGGTCGCTTGCCCACGTCGACGAGCCGCGCACGCGGGGCGAGCTCGGCGAGGTCGTCGTGCGGGGCGAGCCGGTCGTACAGCACGACGTCGGCGTCGGCGAGCGCCCTGGCCGCGCGGAGCGTCAGCAGGTCGACCGCGCCGGGGCCGCCGCCCACGATCGTCACCCGGCCGCTCATCGCACACCGTCCCGGACGGGGATGCTGGAACCCGCGATGAGCACTGCGCGGCCGTCGGCGCGCTCCTCGGGTGTCGCCGGCCGGAACTGCTCGCGTTCGGCGACCCGGGCGATCGACGGGTCGGGGGTGCCGGGCGCGTTCACGAACGAGCGGAAGCGGCGCAGCCGCTCGGGATCGGCGAGCGTCGCCGCCCACTCGTCCTCGTAGTGGTCGACGTGGGCGGCGACCGCGGCCTCGAGCTCGGCCGCGAGGCCGAGCGAATCCTCGACGACGACCTCGCGCACGTGGTCGACGCCGCCCTCGAGGTCCTCCATCCAGCGTGCCGTCCGCTGCAGCCGGTCGGCGGTGCGGATGTAGTACATGAGGTAGCGGTCGATGTAGCGGATCAGCGTCTCGTCGTCGAGGTCGCTCGCGAGCAGCTGCGCGTGCGCCGGCTGGAAGCCGCCGTTGCCGCCGACGTGGAGGTTCCAGCCGGCGTCGGTCGCGATCACGCCGACGTCCTTGCCCCGGGCCTCTGCGCACTCGCGGGCGCAGCCCGAGACGCCGAACTTCAGCTTGTGCGGCGAGCGCAGGCCGCGGTACCGCAGCTCGAGCCGCACGGCCATCGCGACCGAGTCCTGCACGCCGTACCGGCACCACGTCGACCCGACGCAGCTCTTGACGTTGCGCAGCGCCTTGCCGTAGGCCTGCCCCGACTCGAAGCCCGCGTCGACGAGACGGCGCCAGATGTCGGGCAGCTGGTCGAGCCGCGCCCCGAACAGGTCGATGCGCTGGCCCCCGGTGATCTTCGTGTACAGGCCGAACTCCATCGCCACCTGCGCGATCACCGCGAGCTTTTCGGGCGTCACCTCGCCGGCCGGGATGCGGGGGACCACGGAGTAGGTGCCGTCCTTCTGCATGTTCGCCATGGCCCGGTCGTTCGTGTCCTGGAGCCCGCCTCGACCGCCGTCGAGGATGTACGACCCGTGCTGGGTGGCGAGGATCGAAGCGACGACCGGCTTGCAGACGTCGCAGCCCCGGCCCGTGCCGAGTCGCGCGATGATCTCGTCGAACGAGGTCAGTTCCAGCACCCGGATCGACTCGAACAGCTCCTGCCGGCCCAGTTCGAAGTGCTCGCAGAGCGCGCGCGACGGGGTGACGCCCGCCTTCACGAGCTCCGACTCGAGGAGCTTCTTCACGAGCGGCACGCACGAGCCGCACTGCGTGCCGGCCCGGGTGCAGGTCTTGAGCTCGCCGAGCTCGGTGCATCCCGGCGCGTGCTCGTCGCCCGTGACGGCGGCCCGGATCGCGCCGGCCGTCACGTTGTTGCACGCGCAGACGAGGGCGCCGGCGGGCAGTTCGTCGCCCGCGGGCGGTTCGACGCCCGCGGCGGACAGGTAGGCCGCGGGTTCGCTCGACAGCTCGGTGCCGAGCAGGGGCCGGAGCGACGAGTAGGGGGCCGCGTCGCCGACGAACACTCCGCCGAGCAGGGTCTTCGCATCGCCCGTCATGACGAGCTTCTGGTAGAGCCCGCGTGCGGGGTCGGCGTAGACGATCTCGAGTGCGTGCTCGGTGCGCGCGAGCGCGTCGCCGAAGCTCGCGACGTCGACGCCGGAGAGCTTGAGCTTCGTCGCGTCGTCGACCGTCGTGAACTCCGCCGACCCGCCGAGCAGCCGGTCGGCGACGACCTCGGCCATCGCGTTGGCCGGGGCGACGAGCCCCGTGCAGCGGCCCTCGAAGCTCGCGACTTCGCCGATGGCCCAGACGTTCGGCGCGGATGCCGCGCACGAGGTGTCGATCGCGACGCCGCCTCGCGGCCCGAGGTCGAGGCCCAGGTCGCGCGCGAGCTCGTCGCGAGGCGTGATGCCGATCGCGAACACGATGACGTCGCAGTCGATGCGCCGGCCGTTCGAGAGCTCCACGCCGACCACGGCCCCGCCCTCGACGACGACGGCCGAGGGCCGCGTGCCGAGGTGCAGGCCGATGCCCTGGCCGGCGATGATCCGGCCGAGGGCTCGCCCGGCGCCCTCGTCGAGCTGGGCCGACATGAGCCAGCCGCCCGAGTGCACGATCGCGGCGTGCGCGCCGAGTGCGGCGAGTCCGCCCGCCGCCTCGAGGCCGAGCAGGCCGCCGCCGGCGACGACGACCCGTGCGGGACGCCCGAGCCGGCCGGCGATCGCGCCGGTCTCGGCGACGAGCGCGTCGACGTCGTCGACCGTGCGATAGACCCGGGCGTGCTCCGCCCCCGGGATGTCCGGCACGGGTGCGCTCGAGCCGGTCGCGAGCACGAGCTCGTCCCAGTGGAGCGCCAGGCCGTTCGCCGTCGTCGCCGTTCGGGTCGCGGCGTCGATCGCGGCGACCCGGTCGCCGACGACCAGTTCGACGTGGCCGTCATCCCACATGCCGCTCGGTTCGAGCGTGAGATCGGTCGCGGCATCCGCGAGCCGGGTGCTGAGCGCGACGCGGTCGTAGGGGGCGTGCCGCTCCTCGCCGACGACGGTGATGCGCAGCGTCCGGTCGTCGTCGCGCGCATGCAGGCTGTCGGCGAGGCGGTGCGCCGCCGGTCCGCCGCCGACGATGACGACGTCGCGCACCGCGGTGCGGCTGGTCTCGGTCATGCTGCCTCCCGGGCTCGAATGAGGCGAGCGTAGGTGCGTGCCGTTTCGCGCCTGTTACGACGGGGTAACCGCGGTGCACCGGTGCCGCACACGAGTGCGGGCCGAGTGTGAGCCGGGCTTCACGATCGCGAAACACGGGAGGCGGGGCGTCGAAACAGGCGATCGCTAGCGTCGTTCGCACCACGACGGGAGGAGCCGCCATGACGACGACGATCGAAACGCGCACCGCCTGGCTGCAGGCCTGCGACCTCGACGACCTCGAGCCGGGCTGGGGCGAGGTCGCCCTGCACGGGCCGCATCAGATCGCGCTCGTGCGCGTCGACGAGCGGGAGGTCTACGCGGTCGACCACCACGATCCGCATACCGGTGCGCCCGTGATGGCGCGCGGCATCGTCGGGTCGCGGGGTGAGCGCCCCACCATCGCCTCGCCGTTGCACAAGGAGGTCTACGACCTCGGCACGGGGGAGTGCTTCACCGACGGGTCGCTCGCGCTGCGCACCTACCGCACGCGCATCGTCGGCGGCATGATCGAGGTCGAGCTCGCCGACTGACGTCGATGCGCGATCCGGCCGTGCGGGCTCAGCCTCGCTGGGTGAGCACGATGGGGTCGCCGTCGGTCACGGCGATCGTGTGCTCCGAGTGCGCGCCGCGCGAGCCGTCGGCGCTGCGCAGCGTCCAGCCGTCGGGGTCGGTGAAGATCTCGTCGGTGGTCTCGAGCCACCACGGCTCGATCGCGATGACGAGGCCCGGCTTCAGGGGAAGACCGCGCCCCGGGCGGCCGCTGTTGGGCACATGCGGGTCGCCGTGCATCGTGCGCCCGACGCCGTGTCCGCCGAAGTCGGTGTTGACGCGGTAGCCCGAGGCCTTCGCGACGTCGCCGATCGCTCGCGAGATGTCGCCGATGCGGTTGCCCGGGCGAGCCGCGGCGATGCCGGCGGCGAGGGCGCGCTCGGTCGTCTCGATGAGGCGCAGGTCCTCCTCGCGCGGAGTGCCGACGACGATCGATCGCGCGGAGTCGGCGACCCAGCCGTTCACGGAGGCGGCGAAGTCGACGCTCAGCAGGTCGCCGTCGCGCAGCTTGTAGTCGCGGGGCAGGCCGTGCAGCACCGCATCGTTCACCGACGTGCAGATGACCTTGCCGAAGGGGCTGGCGCCGAACGACGGGTGGTAGTCGATGTAGCAGCTCTCGGCGCCGGCATTGCGGATCATCTCGTGCGCGAGCGCGTCGAGTTCGAGCAGGTTGACGCCGACGGCTGCGGCCTTCGACGTCGCCTCGATGACGCTCGCGACGAAGCGGCCGGCGGGCCGCATCTCCTCGATCTCGGCGGGGGTCCTCAGTTCGATCACGCTCATCCTCTCCGAGTCCATTCTGGCGGCTCCGCCCTGAGTGAACACCCGGCGCGCTCGCAGCCCGCCGGGATTAGCCTTGGCACATGCTCATCCGGCGCCTCTTCTACCGCTGGCAGTTCATCGCGATCATCGCGCTGCCGGTGTGGCTGCTCGTGGGCTGGGCGATCTTCGGCTCGGGCGGTTGGGGCACCCTGGGGCTCGTCATCGTCGTGCCGATCGCGTTCCTCACGCTCGGGGTCGTCGCGCTGCTCGTGAACGCGAGGCCGACCGTGCGCAGCGAACGCGCCGCCTCCTGGACCGACGTGGCGGTGCTCGGCCTCTGGCACGCGGCGATCATCGGCACCGGCTTCTACACCGGCTCGGCCCTGTTCGGCCTGCTCGCGGTCGTCGGAGCCGTCGCCGCGTTCTGGGTCGTGCTGTGGCAGCTCGTCCGAGACGGTGCGCGGCGCATGAACGCGTCGATGGCCGAGTTCGAGCGCGTCGCCGCCCAGCAGCAGGCCGGTTCGCCGACGGGGGATGCCGCGGGGCGTCGTCCTCCGTTCGACGACGGCGACGGCGACGTGATCATCGTCCACGAGGTGCGCGACTGAGCCGACGGACGTCGGCGCCGAGGCATCCCCCTCGCCGCTTTGGCTGTCGGGCCGTCGGCATGGCACAATAGAGGATTGTGCCGCTGCAGGAGTGATCCTGCCGACGACTCTGCCTCCGGGGAGCATGCGACGCACGGTCACCGTGCGAGGCGGCACCAGACACTTTCCCATCAAGATCCGCGTTCGACCGGTGGCGGGCGCAGAGAGCGAATCATCATGCACATCCTCGACCATGTCGACGCGGCGAGTCTGCGGTCGGACATCCCCGACTTCCGCGCGGGCGACACCGTCAAGGTGCACGTCAACATCATCGAAGGCACGCGCTCGCGTATCCAGGTCTTCCAGGGCGTCGTCATCGGCCGCTCGGGCGAAGGCGTCCGCGAGACCTTCACGGTCCGCAAGGTCAGCTTCCAGGTCGGCGTCGAGCGCAAGTTCCCGGTGCACTCGCCGGTCATCGACCACATCGAGGTCGTGACCCGCGGCGACGTGCGTCGCGCGAAGCTCTACTACCTGCGCAAGCTGCGCGGCAAGAAGGCGAAGATCAAGGAGAAGCGCGACGCCTGATCCGGCGCGCGCGAATCGCGGTTCGCCGCGAACTCCGAACCGAGCTCCCCACCATAGACTGGTGGGGAGCTCGGGCGGTTAAATGACAGAAGACACCACCACGCGTGAAGACCACGCGGGTACGGCGACGAAACGCCGGCAACGCGGCATCCTCCTCTTCCTGAGAGATCTGCTCGTCATCTTCGTGGTGGCGGTGCTGGTGTCGTTCCTCATCAAGACGTTCCTCATCCGATCGTTCTTCATCCCGTCGCAGTCGATGGAGGAGACGCTCGTGAAGGACGACCGCATCATCGTCAACCAGCTCGAACCCGAGCTCATGCCGATCTCCCGCGGTGACGTCGTCGTCTTCAAGGATCCGGGCGGTTGGCTTCCGGCCCGACCCGAGGTGCAGCAGCCGCCGCTCGTCGCGGCCGTCGACTGGTTCCTCGCGTTCGTGGGCCTCAGCGCACCCGATTCGAACGACCACCTCGTGAAGCGCGTCATCGGCCTGCCGGGCGACCACGTCACGTGCTGCAACGCCCTCGGGCAGATGAGCGTCAACGGCGTGCCGCTCGACGAGCCGTACATCTTCCTGCCGCCGGGCGAGTCGAAGGCCTCGCAGGTCGACTTCGACGAGGTCGTTCCCGACGACTCGCTCTGGGTCATGGGCGACAACCGCAACAACTCCAAGGACTCCCGCTACAACGCCGACACGCCGACGAAGGGCTTCGTGCCGATCGAGAACGTCGTCGGGCGGGCGTTCGTCGTCAGCTGGCCGGTCTCGCACTGGGCCTGGCTCGACAACTACCCGCAGGTCTTCGAGGGCGTCGACGAAGGCACCGGCTGATGCCCAAGCAGGCGATCCCGAACCTCAAGCTCGAGCGAGAGCTCTTCGACGAGGGAGCTCCCTTCGTGCTCGCGTGCGACGAGGTCGGTCGCGGCGCCCTGGCCGGTCCTGTGACCGTCGGACTCGTCGTCATCGACCCGACCGTGCGCCGCATGCCGACGGGCCTGCGCGACTCGAAGCTCATGACCGAGCCGCGTCGCGAGGCCATGGCGCCGCGCGCGACCGCATGGGTCGCGGCCGCCGCGGTGGGGGAGGCGTCGGCGAACGAGATCGACGAGCTCGGCATCATGGCGTGCCTCGGTCTCGCCGGCGCTCGGGCGCTCGCGTCGCTGCCGCCCGAGCTCGCCGTCGCGGTGCGTGGTGCGCCGCTCATCCTCGACGGCAACCACGACTGGCTGAGTGCCTCGATCGAGTATCGTGCGCGCGTGCGCACCCGCATCAAGGCCGACCGCGACTGCGCGTCGGTCGCCGCGGCATCGGTCATCGCGAAGGTGCATCGCGACGGTGGGATGCGACAGGCGCACGTCTCGACCCCCTTGTACTCGTGGGACGAGAACAAGGGCTACTCGAGCCGCGCGCACTTCGCCGCCCTCGAGGAGCACGGGCCGAGCGACCTGCACCGGCTCACCTGGCTGCACGAGCGCGAGCCCGAGGCGCCGGCGCTGTTCGAGCTCGGCGTAGGATGAATCGCGATG
Coding sequences within it:
- a CDS encoding MFS transporter, with amino-acid sequence MTDTVSTHPDAATGTRTPAPAPGPAAAGGDALTTRPGRWIDGWDPEDASQWAAAGRAIARRNLHWSIFAEFLGFVVWQLWSIVAVALPAAGFDLSTGEVFWLISIPSLVGATLRIPYSFLVPRFGGRNWTIVSAGLLLLPAIALAVCVANPSTPFGLLLAAAALAGFGGGNFASSMANITYFYPQREKGWALGLNAAGGNLGAAVAQFAVPVVVTIGAGATLNLPLAGWIWVPLIVVAMIGAWRRMDNLSNAKADFASSAAALKEPHLWLLSLLYIGTFGSFIGFASVFPKLIADQFPAFSTFAVGGASVSLAFLGALVGSLARPYGGRLADRFGGARITMCAFAAMGAITLAVVVSVPSAGFWAFLGLFLLLFAAAGVGNGSTYRMVPVVFALRGSGDEAARKRKAAAALGLISAIGAYGGFLIPQALNVSVQATGAYTAAFLGFVVAYAALLVLTALVYVRPLRSHRV
- a CDS encoding uroporphyrinogen-III synthase; this translates as MTDAAECPPGFRPDQLAGFRIGVTSDRRAGDLIDALARRGAQVLHAPTLRMANAVSDDPVIDDTRAIIAARPDVLLATTAYGVRRWFEVADAAGLGEDLVEALSATDILVRGPKARGGIRAAGLGDVGMSAEETTESLIDEVLDRYPAGLTVAVQLHGFLQPFQLERLHAAHARVLTVEPYRWVETDADDDRVDRLIDAACSGGLDCITFTSAPAVHALFGAAEARGRYDELVDAMCGPVVAAAVGPVTAAPLQDAGITPIQPERYRMGALIRLVCEHLEQSRVIRLDTRHGPLELRGSVLDIHDRRVPLAPVALALLRALVLAHGAVVARERLASGLPGTTDPHALEVALSRLRRTIGVPGLITTVVKRGYRIDV
- the cobA gene encoding uroporphyrinogen-III C-methyltransferase — protein: MSGRVTIVGGGPGAVDLLTLRAARALADADVVLYDRLAPHDDLAELAPRARLVDVGKRPGHHAVPQHEIEAMLVGHAASGAQVVRLKGGDPYVLGRGGEEVLACHAAGIPVEVVPGVTSAISVPAAAGIPLTHRGVSHAFTVVSGHAPLGDDELRHLAGLGGTIVVLMGIGTLPSLAAGLARHGLPASHPVAVVERGCTPAQRTTLGTLGDIVSTTARARVASPAVVVVGEVVRLAHDGDASAAELMDRAARWSVVA
- the nirB gene encoding nitrite reductase large subunit NirB produces the protein MTETSRTAVRDVVIVGGGPAAHRLADSLHARDDDRTLRITVVGEERHAPYDRVALSTRLADAATDLTLEPSGMWDDGHVELVVGDRVAAIDAATRTATTANGLALHWDELVLATGSSAPVPDIPGAEHARVYRTVDDVDALVAETGAIAGRLGRPARVVVAGGGLLGLEAAGGLAALGAHAAIVHSGGWLMSAQLDEGAGRALGRIIAGQGIGLHLGTRPSAVVVEGGAVVGVELSNGRRIDCDVIVFAIGITPRDELARDLGLDLGPRGGVAIDTSCAASAPNVWAIGEVASFEGRCTGLVAPANAMAEVVADRLLGGSAEFTTVDDATKLKLSGVDVASFGDALARTEHALEIVYADPARGLYQKLVMTGDAKTLLGGVFVGDAAPYSSLRPLLGTELSSEPAAYLSAAGVEPPAGDELPAGALVCACNNVTAGAIRAAVTGDEHAPGCTELGELKTCTRAGTQCGSCVPLVKKLLESELVKAGVTPSRALCEHFELGRQELFESIRVLELTSFDEIIARLGTGRGCDVCKPVVASILATQHGSYILDGGRGGLQDTNDRAMANMQKDGTYSVVPRIPAGEVTPEKLAVIAQVAMEFGLYTKITGGQRIDLFGARLDQLPDIWRRLVDAGFESGQAYGKALRNVKSCVGSTWCRYGVQDSVAMAVRLELRYRGLRSPHKLKFGVSGCARECAEARGKDVGVIATDAGWNLHVGGNGGFQPAHAQLLASDLDDETLIRYIDRYLMYYIRTADRLQRTARWMEDLEGGVDHVREVVVEDSLGLAAELEAAVAAHVDHYEDEWAATLADPERLRRFRSFVNAPGTPDPSIARVAEREQFRPATPEERADGRAVLIAGSSIPVRDGVR
- the nirD gene encoding nitrite reductase small subunit NirD, which produces MTTTIETRTAWLQACDLDDLEPGWGEVALHGPHQIALVRVDEREVYAVDHHDPHTGAPVMARGIVGSRGERPTIASPLHKEVYDLGTGECFTDGSLALRTYRTRIVGGMIEVELAD
- the map gene encoding type I methionyl aminopeptidase, translated to MIELRTPAEIEEMRPAGRFVASVIEATSKAAAVGVNLLELDALAHEMIRNAGAESCYIDYHPSFGASPFGKVICTSVNDAVLHGLPRDYKLRDGDLLSVDFAASVNGWVADSARSIVVGTPREEDLRLIETTERALAAGIAAARPGNRIGDISRAIGDVAKASGYRVNTDFGGHGVGRTMHGDPHVPNSGRPGRGLPLKPGLVIAIEPWWLETTDEIFTDPDGWTLRSADGSRGAHSEHTIAVTDGDPIVLTQRG
- the rplS gene encoding 50S ribosomal protein L19, with translation MHILDHVDAASLRSDIPDFRAGDTVKVHVNIIEGTRSRIQVFQGVVIGRSGEGVRETFTVRKVSFQVGVERKFPVHSPVIDHIEVVTRGDVRRAKLYYLRKLRGKKAKIKEKRDA
- the lepB gene encoding signal peptidase I produces the protein MTEDTTTREDHAGTATKRRQRGILLFLRDLLVIFVVAVLVSFLIKTFLIRSFFIPSQSMEETLVKDDRIIVNQLEPELMPISRGDVVVFKDPGGWLPARPEVQQPPLVAAVDWFLAFVGLSAPDSNDHLVKRVIGLPGDHVTCCNALGQMSVNGVPLDEPYIFLPPGESKASQVDFDEVVPDDSLWVMGDNRNNSKDSRYNADTPTKGFVPIENVVGRAFVVSWPVSHWAWLDNYPQVFEGVDEGTG
- a CDS encoding ribonuclease HII, producing the protein MPKQAIPNLKLERELFDEGAPFVLACDEVGRGALAGPVTVGLVVIDPTVRRMPTGLRDSKLMTEPRREAMAPRATAWVAAAAVGEASANEIDELGIMACLGLAGARALASLPPELAVAVRGAPLILDGNHDWLSASIEYRARVRTRIKADRDCASVAAASVIAKVHRDGGMRQAHVSTPLYSWDENKGYSSRAHFAALEEHGPSDLHRLTWLHEREPEAPALFELGVG